A DNA window from Campylobacter lari contains the following coding sequences:
- the speA gene encoding biosynthetic arginine decarboxylase: MIDYGINIWGANNFIIENGKVCVNHGKKPAIIDIVNTLRDDGYKGPLLLRFPHLIHKQIEQIYNKFAKAKKEFNYKGSFNAVYPLKVNQYPGFVKNLVNLGKEYNYGLEAGSKAELLLAMAYNNESAPITVNGFKDKELINMGFIACEMGHNITLTMEGLNELEAMIEIAKNRFKPKPNIGLRVRLHSAGVGIWAKSGGINSKFGLTSTELIEAVNLLKANKLLEQFTMIHFHLGSQITEIHPLKKALNEAGNIYTELRKMGAKNLKAINLGGGLAVEYSQFKNETSRNYTLSEYANDVVFILKGIAEQKKDLEPDIFIESGRFVAANHAVLVAPVLELFSQEYTESKLLLKDKNPKLIDELYDLYKNIKASNALEYLHDSIDHMESILTLFDLGYVDLQDRSNSEILVHLIMRKAISLVGDQADLSSLQNEVQEKYLVNFSVFQSLPDFWGLEQNFPIMPLDRLNKKPTRSASIWDITCDSDGEISYSKDNPLFLHDIDVEAEDYFLGFFLVGAYQEVLGMKHNLFTHPTEACISINEKGFEVESVLEAQSILDTLEDLDYDVHAIMDNINEKIYASKLVNENQKKHILGEIYLFLNDNGYLKSIGSK, translated from the coding sequence ATGATTGATTATGGTATTAATATTTGGGGTGCAAATAATTTTATCATTGAAAATGGCAAAGTATGTGTAAATCATGGTAAAAAACCTGCTATTATAGATATAGTAAATACTTTGCGCGATGATGGTTATAAGGGGCCATTGTTGCTTCGTTTTCCTCATTTAATCCATAAGCAAATTGAGCAAATTTATAATAAATTTGCTAAAGCGAAAAAAGAATTTAACTATAAAGGTTCTTTTAACGCTGTATATCCTTTAAAAGTCAATCAATATCCAGGTTTTGTAAAAAATTTAGTTAATCTAGGTAAAGAATACAACTATGGCTTAGAGGCAGGAAGTAAGGCCGAGCTTTTACTAGCTATGGCTTATAATAATGAAAGTGCTCCTATAACAGTTAATGGCTTTAAAGATAAAGAACTCATAAATATGGGCTTTATAGCGTGTGAAATGGGTCATAATATCACTTTAACTATGGAAGGACTTAATGAGCTTGAAGCAATGATTGAAATTGCTAAAAATCGTTTTAAGCCAAAGCCAAATATAGGTTTAAGAGTGCGTTTGCATTCAGCTGGAGTAGGAATTTGGGCAAAAAGTGGTGGTATAAATTCAAAATTTGGTTTAACATCCACTGAGCTTATTGAAGCGGTAAATCTTTTAAAAGCTAATAAACTTTTAGAGCAATTTACTATGATACATTTTCATTTAGGTTCACAAATTACTGAAATTCATCCTTTGAAAAAAGCTCTAAATGAAGCGGGTAATATCTACACCGAGCTTAGAAAAATGGGGGCAAAAAATTTAAAAGCTATTAATCTTGGTGGAGGTTTAGCGGTAGAATACTCTCAGTTTAAAAACGAAACAAGCAGAAATTACACCTTAAGTGAGTATGCAAACGATGTTGTGTTTATTTTAAAAGGTATTGCAGAACAAAAAAAAGATTTAGAGCCTGATATTTTTATAGAAAGTGGGCGTTTTGTAGCAGCTAATCATGCTGTTTTAGTAGCGCCTGTTTTAGAGCTTTTTTCTCAAGAATACACAGAAAGCAAGCTTTTATTAAAAGATAAAAACCCAAAACTTATTGATGAACTTTATGATTTGTATAAAAACATTAAAGCTTCTAATGCACTTGAGTATTTACATGATAGCATTGATCATATGGAGAGTATTTTAACCTTGTTTGATTTGGGTTATGTGGATTTACAAGATCGCTCTAATAGTGAAATTTTAGTACATTTGATTATGAGAAAAGCTATTTCTTTGGTGGGTGATCAAGCTGATTTATCGAGTTTGCAAAATGAAGTGCAAGAAAAATATTTAGTGAATTTTTCAGTATTTCAGTCTTTACCTGATTTTTGGGGTTTAGAGCAAAATTTCCCTATCATGCCACTTGATAGACTCAATAAAAAGCCAACTAGAAGTGCAAGTATATGGGATATAACTTGTGATAGCGATGGGGAAATTTCTTATTCGAAAGATAATCCTTTGTTTTTACATGATATTGATGTAGAAGCTGAAGATTATTTTTTAGGATTTTTCCTAGTGGGAGCTTATCAAGAAGTGCTTGGTATGAAGCATAATCTTTTTACACATCCAACCGAAGCTTGTATAAGTATTAATGAAAAGGGTTTTGAAGTAGAAAGCGTGCTAGAGGCTCAATCTATTTTAGATACCTTAGAAGATCTTGATTATGATGTGCATGCAATTATGGACAATATTAATGAAAAAATTTATGCTTCAAAACTTGTAAATGAAAATCAAAAAAAACATATTTTGGGTGAAATTTATTTATTTTTAAATGATAATGGATACTTAAAAAGTATAGGTTCTAAATGA
- the hisS gene encoding histidine--tRNA ligase: MINALKGMKDLQDDQATLYEKVVKTCEKVAKNYGFTFINCPHLELTKLFKRSVGESSDIVGKEMYEFVDKAGNDVCLRPEGTAGVVRSYIEAKMDKAQSVKRWFYHGSMFRYERPQKGRLREFHQFGVESFGIASVYEDASIILMLNEIFKRLEIHTSLKINSLGCKECMGVYKEKLIDFLNSKEGFCEDCLRRKDLNPIRVLDCKNDHCQSLIENAPKLSENLCSCCKKDYEKLQKLLKENDVEFECDEKLVRGLDYYSKSAFEFVSDEIGAKAAVAGGGRYDRLIEYLDGKSGYGVGFAMGIERIMAILEQKQSIKSREGIYLCAMDEAYIDTIFKLANTLRKKHKVYLSYEAKKLAKHLNQADNANAEIFLCIGEDEMQKEEIFYKNLENKDTKNIKLVNLENEL, encoded by the coding sequence ATGATTAATGCTTTAAAAGGAATGAAAGATTTACAAGATGATCAAGCTACTCTTTATGAAAAAGTGGTAAAAACTTGTGAAAAAGTAGCTAAAAACTATGGTTTTACTTTTATTAATTGTCCGCATTTAGAACTTACTAAGCTTTTTAAAAGAAGTGTTGGAGAAAGCTCTGATATAGTTGGCAAAGAAATGTATGAATTTGTTGATAAAGCAGGCAATGATGTGTGTTTAAGGCCTGAAGGGACAGCTGGGGTGGTAAGATCATACATAGAAGCTAAAATGGACAAGGCTCAAAGTGTTAAAAGATGGTTTTATCATGGCTCTATGTTTCGCTATGAAAGGCCACAAAAAGGAAGATTGCGTGAATTTCATCAATTTGGAGTAGAAAGCTTTGGCATAGCAAGTGTGTATGAGGATGCGAGCATTATTTTAATGCTAAATGAAATTTTTAAACGCTTAGAAATTCATACAAGCTTGAAAATTAATTCTTTAGGCTGTAAAGAATGTATGGGTGTATATAAAGAAAAACTCATAGATTTTTTAAATTCTAAAGAAGGTTTTTGTGAGGATTGTTTAAGAAGAAAAGACTTAAATCCTATTAGAGTGCTTGATTGCAAAAATGATCATTGTCAAAGTTTAATCGAAAATGCACCAAAACTAAGTGAAAATTTATGCTCATGTTGTAAGAAAGATTATGAAAAATTGCAAAAACTTTTAAAAGAAAATGATGTTGAATTTGAATGTGATGAAAAATTAGTGCGTGGGCTTGATTATTATTCCAAAAGTGCATTTGAGTTTGTTAGCGATGAAATCGGTGCAAAAGCTGCCGTAGCAGGTGGTGGAAGGTATGATAGATTGATTGAATACTTAGATGGTAAAAGTGGTTATGGTGTGGGTTTTGCTATGGGTATAGAAAGGATTATGGCTATTTTAGAACAAAAACAAAGCATAAAATCAAGAGAAGGAATTTATCTTTGTGCCATGGATGAAGCTTATATAGATACTATTTTTAAATTAGCAAATACTTTAAGAAAAAAACATAAGGTATATTTAAGCTATGAAGCAAAAAAACTTGCAAAGCATTTAAACCAAGCAGATAATGCTAATGCTGAAATCTTTTTGTGTATAGGCGAAGATGAAATGCAAAAAGAAGAGATTTTTTATAAAAATTTAGAAAATAAAGATACTAAAAATATAAAATTAGTAAATTTGGAGAATGAGTTATGA
- the tmk gene encoding dTMP kinase, which translates to MYIAFEGVDCVGKSTQIELLKKYFHNAFFTKEPGGSELGVHLRKILLESKIHFSKKTELLLFLADRANLIDMHLAQNKNKLIISDRSFISNMAYARCDFDQNILFELNSFATGGVFPQKVIFLHGSKELIEQRLSKKDLDSIEKRGVEYFLNIQNALEETLEFLKTKIDIKILKLDASLSIEILHEKIKDFIDD; encoded by the coding sequence TTGTATATAGCTTTTGAAGGGGTTGATTGTGTGGGTAAAAGCACACAGATAGAACTTTTAAAAAAATATTTTCATAATGCATTTTTTACTAAAGAACCAGGTGGAAGTGAGCTTGGAGTGCATTTGAGAAAAATTTTATTAGAAAGCAAAATACATTTTTCTAAAAAAACTGAGCTTTTGCTTTTTTTAGCAGATAGAGCAAATTTAATCGACATGCATTTAGCACAAAATAAAAACAAACTTATCATTTCAGATCGTAGTTTTATTTCTAATATGGCTTATGCAAGATGTGATTTTGATCAAAATATTTTATTTGAGTTAAATTCTTTTGCCACAGGCGGGGTTTTTCCGCAAAAGGTTATATTTTTGCATGGCTCTAAAGAGCTTATTGAACAAAGACTTTCTAAAAAAGATCTAGATAGTATTGAAAAAAGAGGGGTTGAATATTTTTTAAATATACAAAATGCCCTAGAAGAAACTTTAGAGTTTTTAAAAACTAAGATAGATATAAAAATTTTAAAATTAGATGCTTCTTTGAGTATTGAAATTTTACATGAAAAAATTAAGGATTTTATAGATGATTAA
- the coaD gene encoding pantetheine-phosphate adenylyltransferase, with protein MASCVYPGTFDPITNGHLDVIIRASKMFEEVVVAIAKSESKKPMFSLEHREKMVKIATKDLKNVKITTFDNLLVDLAKNLQINIIIRGLRAVSDFEYELQLGYANHMLWEDFETIYLMPNLKNSFISSSIVRSICAHNGDVSKLVPKEIIPLLKERDCI; from the coding sequence ATGGCTAGTTGTGTGTATCCAGGAACATTTGATCCTATCACTAATGGACATTTAGATGTTATCATTAGAGCTAGCAAGATGTTTGAAGAGGTGGTAGTTGCTATAGCTAAAAGTGAAAGTAAAAAGCCTATGTTTAGTCTAGAGCATAGAGAAAAAATGGTAAAAATTGCTACAAAAGACTTAAAAAATGTTAAAATTACAACTTTTGATAACTTACTAGTAGATCTTGCTAAAAATTTGCAAATAAATATCATTATAAGAGGCTTAAGAGCGGTGAGTGATTTTGAGTATGAATTACAACTTGGCTATGCAAATCACATGCTTTGGGAAGATTTTGAAACCATATATCTTATGCCAAATTTAAAAAATTCTTTTATTTCAAGCTCCATAGTAAGATCAATTTGTGCTCATAATGGTGATGTGAGCAAGCTTGTGCCAAAAGAAATTATACCTTTATTAAAGGAGAGAGATTGTATATAG
- a CDS encoding UbiX family flavin prenyltransferase, with amino-acid sequence MRKILVGISGASSCELGFLLLKHLKEKGQIYAIVSKNAKISFIKENSLLQNIDFLQHIKDKFELEHVNFLDNEDISQCVASGSFGIETTFIAPCSINTLAKIACGINDTLLTRAAGVALKERKKLILGVREMPYSTLNLEQMAKLSSYGVIIAPPVMASYAKIDNLEKLYEFIIGKWLDLANIEHNLYQRWQ; translated from the coding sequence ATGAGAAAAATTTTAGTAGGTATTAGCGGGGCTAGTTCTTGCGAGCTTGGCTTTTTATTATTAAAACATTTAAAAGAAAAAGGACAAATTTATGCTATTGTGAGTAAAAATGCAAAAATAAGCTTTATAAAAGAAAATTCCCTTTTGCAAAATATAGACTTTTTGCAACACATAAAAGATAAATTTGAGCTTGAACATGTAAATTTTTTAGATAATGAAGACATTAGTCAATGCGTAGCAAGCGGATCTTTTGGCATAGAAACGACTTTTATCGCACCTTGCTCGATTAACACTTTAGCAAAAATTGCTTGCGGTATAAATGATACTTTACTTACAAGAGCTGCAGGAGTGGCTTTAAAAGAACGCAAAAAGCTCATACTTGGAGTAAGAGAAATGCCCTATTCTACTTTAAATTTAGAACAAATGGCTAAACTTTCTAGCTATGGAGTTATCATCGCTCCTCCTGTAATGGCAAGTTATGCTAAGATTGATAATTTAGAAAAATTATATGAATTTATCATAGGAAAATGGCTTGATCTAGCAAATATCGAGCATAATTTATACCAAAGGTGGCAATGA
- the flgA gene encoding flagellar basal body P-ring formation chaperone FlgA: MFFKQIILVLFFYTLSFASNFDEVKLALIKEFKINYPQLEIISLDLNTQSSLPADFNQYIFLKLGNHNFDRADGFIKAEFKTPEQFKKNIFFKYFLKAKLEVLQTTRPISRNENLSPASFKILKIPFDKAPQGVLKKDEITNLIAKSNIRENMILKYNMFKTKTLIQRNDSVYGIIKDGDLSMMIELKALQSGNLNQRIRLKNKDGKVVHGKVISKNYVELK; encoded by the coding sequence TTGTTTTTTAAACAAATCATTCTAGTTTTATTTTTCTATACTTTAAGTTTTGCTTCGAATTTTGATGAAGTAAAATTAGCTTTGATTAAAGAATTTAAAATAAATTATCCGCAGTTAGAAATCATTTCTTTAGATCTTAACACTCAATCTAGTTTGCCTGCTGATTTTAATCAATATATTTTTTTAAAGCTAGGTAATCATAATTTTGATAGAGCCGATGGCTTTATAAAGGCTGAATTTAAAACTCCAGAGCAGTTTAAAAAAAATATATTTTTTAAGTATTTTTTAAAGGCAAAATTAGAAGTTTTGCAAACTACGCGTCCTATTTCGCGTAATGAAAATTTAAGTCCTGCTAGTTTTAAAATTTTAAAAATTCCTTTTGATAAAGCCCCTCAAGGTGTATTAAAAAAAGATGAAATCACAAATTTAATAGCCAAAAGCAATATAAGAGAAAATATGATTTTAAAATATAATATGTTTAAAACCAAAACCCTTATACAAAGAAATGATTCTGTTTATGGTATCATCAAAGATGGGGATTTAAGTATGATGATAGAATTAAAAGCCTTGCAAAGTGGGAATTTAAACCAAAGAATTCGCCTTAAAAATAAAGATGGAAAAGTCGTGCATGGTAAAGTTATTAGTAAAAATTATGTGGAGCTAAAATGA
- a CDS encoding invasion antigen C: protein MQVNDKNSPLALNNMTKIKEKNTSSDEFQATLNALKDKEEKEYKKDSNNAFSNTDLNIGSISKDYSVYAWEKLRQSKYQKNEENILNNLFKTLDKARS, encoded by the coding sequence ATGCAAGTAAATGATAAAAATAGTCCGCTAGCCCTAAACAATATGACAAAAATCAAAGAAAAAAACACATCTTCAGATGAATTTCAAGCTACACTTAATGCACTTAAAGACAAAGAGGAAAAAGAGTATAAAAAAGATAGCAACAATGCTTTTAGTAATACAGATTTAAATATAGGTTCAATTTCTAAAGATTATAGCGTATATGCTTGGGAGAAATTACGCCAAAGCAAATACCAAAAAAATGAAGAAAATATCTTAAACAATCTTTTTAAAACTTTAGATAAAGCAAGAAGTTAA
- a CDS encoding molybdopterin molybdotransferase MoeA, whose translation MRDIFATLDFLKEQIKAKNEFQKVNLTQALGCILYEDVFVKKNLPAFDNSALDGYALNYTHKNELLKIKGSILAGDKNDYILEKNECYKIMTGAKIPQNANTILMFEEALLEDEKLNAKNAKENNAIRFKGEEAKLGELLFKKGQKITSGMVAMLAAQGIYELNVVKKLRVGIFSSGDELVEPWENADEYSIYNANAFGIYAILQDYADIEYLGLIKDDLNAYKKLLENKEFDMLVSSGGASVGEADFIKQALLECDFSPIFEKVNAKLCKHVKLFSKSDMLFLVLPGNPLASLVSTHIFAKNILNLLYGKELLEFDKARLTKDLNFKGQRNDFAFGKLVDGYFKPSEAKFGSGMLKPLCENTHILITQIDDTKLVKDQEVKVLKI comes from the coding sequence ATGAGAGATATTTTTGCAACTTTAGATTTTTTAAAAGAACAAATCAAAGCAAAAAATGAATTTCAAAAAGTAAATTTGACACAAGCTTTGGGGTGTATTTTATATGAAGATGTTTTTGTGAAAAAAAACCTACCCGCTTTTGATAATTCTGCCCTAGATGGTTATGCACTAAATTATACACATAAGAATGAATTGCTAAAAATAAAAGGAAGCATTTTAGCAGGCGATAAAAATGATTATATTTTAGAAAAAAATGAATGCTATAAAATTATGACAGGAGCTAAAATTCCTCAAAATGCAAATACTATTTTAATGTTTGAAGAAGCTTTGCTTGAAGATGAAAAGCTCAATGCCAAAAATGCTAAAGAAAACAATGCCATCCGCTTTAAAGGCGAGGAAGCAAAGCTTGGAGAACTTTTGTTTAAAAAGGGGCAAAAAATCACTTCAGGCATGGTAGCTATGCTCGCTGCTCAAGGAATTTATGAGTTAAATGTTGTTAAGAAATTGCGTGTTGGGATTTTTTCAAGTGGAGATGAGCTTGTAGAACCTTGGGAAAATGCTGATGAATACAGTATATATAATGCAAATGCTTTTGGAATTTATGCTATTTTGCAAGATTATGCTGATATTGAGTATTTAGGACTTATAAAAGATGATTTAAATGCATATAAAAAGCTTTTAGAAAATAAAGAATTTGATATGCTTGTAAGCAGTGGTGGAGCTAGCGTGGGTGAGGCTGATTTTATCAAACAAGCTTTACTTGAGTGTGATTTTAGCCCTATTTTTGAAAAAGTAAATGCTAAACTTTGTAAGCATGTAAAACTTTTTAGCAAAAGCGATATGCTTTTTCTAGTCCTACCAGGAAATCCTTTAGCCTCTTTAGTTTCAACGCATATTTTTGCAAAAAATATACTCAATTTACTTTATGGTAAAGAACTTTTGGAATTTGATAAAGCAAGATTGACTAAAGATTTAAATTTCAAAGGTCAAAGAAATGATTTTGCTTTTGGAAAATTAGTCGATGGGTATTTTAAACCAAGTGAAGCTAAATTTGGCTCAGGTATGCTAAAACCTTTATGTGAAAACACGCATATTTTAATCACGCAAATTGATGATACAAAATTAGTAAAAGATCAAGAAGTTAAAGTTTTAAAAATTTAA